In Microvenator marinus, one genomic interval encodes:
- a CDS encoding sigma-54 interaction domain-containing protein, which produces MSDEKENEFQRSAAEGSGRYLVRNLQTLELPALKPRQGAPNFVFKDPLSYKVRELAESVAPTNSTVLLTGESGVGKEIFARFIHYASKRSHKPFEAVNCAALAPSLLESELFGHEKGAFSGAVAQHIGVFERANSGTLLLDEVSEMPVELQAKLLRVIQEREVSRVGGTETIPVDIRIIATTNRDLEQCVRDGEFRQDLYYRLNVFPLKIPALRERPKDIASLAKYYVGHLCESLDVQGKSLSEAALKRLEGYDYPGNIRELINVLERAVILSRDARVLDPEHIHFGAVSAQPDESDFGLDEDTEADDFELRFKAGDDQLTDIRRKVILATLERYGGNQTLTAQKLGVSVRTIHNKLKNYDP; this is translated from the coding sequence ATGTCCGACGAAAAGGAAAATGAGTTTCAGCGAAGCGCGGCCGAAGGAAGCGGACGATATCTAGTTCGCAACCTCCAAACCCTTGAGCTTCCAGCGCTCAAGCCTCGGCAAGGCGCCCCAAATTTCGTCTTCAAGGACCCCCTTTCCTACAAAGTTCGAGAACTCGCCGAGAGCGTAGCCCCAACGAACTCCACCGTGCTCCTCACTGGCGAATCGGGTGTAGGCAAGGAGATTTTCGCGCGTTTTATTCACTACGCCTCCAAGCGCTCCCACAAGCCCTTCGAAGCAGTAAACTGCGCGGCTCTCGCCCCAAGCCTGCTCGAGAGCGAGCTCTTCGGCCATGAAAAAGGCGCATTCAGTGGCGCCGTAGCCCAGCATATAGGCGTGTTCGAACGCGCAAACTCCGGCACCCTCTTGCTCGATGAAGTCTCCGAAATGCCGGTCGAATTACAGGCCAAACTCCTGCGTGTGATTCAAGAGAGGGAAGTATCCCGAGTCGGTGGCACCGAAACCATTCCCGTGGATATTCGTATCATCGCCACTACGAATCGCGACCTCGAGCAATGTGTACGAGACGGCGAGTTTCGTCAGGATCTCTACTACCGGCTGAACGTCTTTCCGCTAAAGATTCCCGCGCTACGCGAGCGGCCCAAAGACATCGCTTCACTCGCTAAATATTACGTCGGGCACCTCTGCGAGAGCCTCGATGTGCAAGGAAAATCCTTGTCCGAAGCCGCGTTGAAACGCCTTGAGGGGTACGATTATCCAGGCAATATTCGCGAGCTCATCAACGTGCTCGAACGCGCCGTGATTCTTAGCCGTGACGCGCGTGTCTTGGACCCTGAGCACATTCATTTTGGTGCCGTAAGTGCCCAGCCCGACGAGTCCGACTTCGGTTTGGACGAGGACACCGAAGCCGATGACTTCGAACTCCGGTTTAAGGCAGGGGACGACCAGCTTACGGATATTCGGCGAAAGGTCATACTTGCAACGCTCGAGCGTTATGGCGGAAATCAGACGCTGACCGCACAGAAGCTCGGTGTGAGCGTGCGGACCATTCATAATAAGCTCAAGAACTACGACCCGTAG
- a CDS encoding YihY/virulence factor BrkB family protein translates to MIWKIIKETVKAWLDDDAPTYAAAVAFYAMISLAPLLTIVVKLVSIFFSEDLAQQQLLAEVERFAGVHAAGVIESILGSMTMGSSGTLATIISVGVVIFGATGVFAQLHTAFNRIWGLEKEPGGIKGFLRVRLRSLGMVMGAGGLLMLSILASTLISIFTPLLAGLVGTKFVWQSLNFGLSFAVLTILFAMVYRYLPSTTIAWKDVWTGGLVTSALFLAGKTLIGLYLSTSAPGSAYGAAGSLVAFLVWIFYSAQVVLFGAEFTQVWAQLKGREILRKGLQFNGNDDS, encoded by the coding sequence GTGATTTGGAAGATTATCAAAGAGACGGTCAAGGCGTGGCTTGACGACGACGCCCCCACCTACGCAGCCGCTGTAGCCTTCTACGCCATGATTTCCCTGGCACCCTTGCTCACTATCGTGGTCAAACTCGTCAGTATCTTCTTCAGCGAAGACCTGGCTCAGCAACAACTTCTGGCCGAGGTAGAACGTTTCGCAGGGGTGCACGCAGCCGGAGTCATCGAATCCATCCTGGGCTCCATGACCATGGGAAGCTCAGGAACCCTCGCCACCATCATCAGCGTGGGCGTGGTCATCTTCGGTGCCACGGGCGTCTTTGCGCAGCTGCACACCGCTTTCAACCGAATCTGGGGCCTCGAGAAAGAGCCCGGAGGCATCAAGGGGTTTTTGCGGGTGCGTCTTCGCTCGCTCGGCATGGTGATGGGGGCGGGCGGACTGCTCATGCTCTCAATCCTGGCCTCCACCCTGATCAGTATCTTCACACCGCTGCTCGCGGGGCTCGTGGGTACAAAATTTGTGTGGCAAAGCCTCAATTTCGGCCTCTCGTTTGCGGTACTCACGATCCTTTTTGCCATGGTCTATCGCTACCTTCCGAGCACCACCATCGCCTGGAAAGATGTCTGGACCGGTGGGCTCGTGACCTCGGCCTTGTTTCTTGCGGGTAAGACGCTGATCGGGCTTTATCTGAGCACCAGTGCGCCCGGGTCCGCGTATGGAGCGGCAGGAAGCCTTGTGGCCTTCCTGGTCTGGATCTTTTACTCAGCGCAAGTTGTCCTCTTTGGCGCCGAGTTCACACAGGTCTGGGCCCAGCTCAAGGGCAGAGAGATTCTTCGCAAAGGTCTACAATTCAACGGGAATGACGATAGTTGA